One Triticum dicoccoides isolate Atlit2015 ecotype Zavitan chromosome 5B, WEW_v2.0, whole genome shotgun sequence genomic window carries:
- the LOC119309854 gene encoding ATPase family AAA domain-containing protein At1g05910-like has translation MGHAADIYSHACENAEECQTYNGDDYNGSRIVSRACELRDVVKGMLSQMDPSLVSFCDKIAAQGGPMQAMDDEDSSILQAPLVVQLVSVTRTSARLRNVQPEVDLSRSYEVLKRHKKSTKNEHGTAAKESTARDGKSPGDVDLSKPTSPEEAPKGPHSNGPLKEADKAPDEAPPTLRGSPPGPMETDNGEDSAMPTSDDMLEQLEGVKQRFMELTVGYGVPQLERLYSRIMKGAIELTGKETNKDHRRLVVRHLLAFVENSDNF, from the exons ATGGGCCATGCAGCCGATATATATAGCCATGCATGCGAGAATGCTGAGGAATGCCAG ACTTATAATGGCGACGATTACAATGGATCTAGGATCGTGAGCAGAGCATGTGAACTTCGAGATGTG GTGAAAGGTATGTTGTCACAGATGGACCCATCATTGGTATCCTTTTGTGATAAAATTGCTGCACAAGGGGGACCAATGCAGGCTATGGATGATGAGGATAGCTCCATTCTCCAAGCGCCGCTTGTTGTTCAGTTAGTTTCTGTTACTAGAACAAGTGCAAGGCTTCGTAATGTACAACCAGAAGTTGATCTGTCAAGAAGTTATGAGGTGCTAAAGCGGCACAAGAAAAGCACCAAAAACGAACATG GCACTGCTGCCAAAGAATCGACAGCAAGAGATGGAAAGTCTCCTGGTGATGTAGATCTGTCAAAGCCAACTTCCCCAGAGGAAGCTCCAAAAGGACCACATTCAAATGGCCCTTTGAAAGAAGCTGACAAAGCACCAGATGAAGCACCTCCAACACTACGTGGTTCTCCTCCCGGCCCAATGGAGACTGACAACGGCGAAGATTCTGCCATGCCTACCAGCGATGACATGCTTGAACAACTGGAAGGTGTGAAACAGCGCTTCATGGAGCTCACCGTGGGCTACGGGGTGCCGCAGCTCGAGAGGCTCTACTCGCGGATAATGAAAGGCGCGATAGAGTTGACAGGTAAAGAAACCAACAAGGATCATAGACGGTTAGTTGTTAGGCATTTGTTGGCATTTGTTGAGAACAGCGACAATTTTTAA
- the LOC119305881 gene encoding flotillin-like protein 2: MASFHVADASEYLAITGWGIDDVKLAKKAWVFVGQQCKKFCISPVNYEFEVHAMSAEKLPFILPAVFTIGPKISAIGDEAADKEELQAQLLLYAKLIAPLNHNTSHVHDLVKGVIEGETRVLAAELTMEEIFKGTKTFKEKVFDMVQLELKQFGLFIYNANVKQLVDVPGHEYFSYLGQKTQQDAANQAKVDVAEARMKGEVGAKEREGLTRQNAAKVDAETKVLSVRQMGQGLKEEAKVKAEVQVFENAREADIAAAKAELAMKKAGWDKQAKVAEVEAAKAVAIREAELQMEVEIKNAMRQTEKLKAEQLSKATVQYDTQVQDSNALLYSRQKAAEAALFEQMRTAEARKAQADAKFFEQKMAEDAKLYAKQKEAEAVALVGKAKTEYVASMLQALGGNYHALRDYLMIDGGMYTEMARINAGAVNGMQPKISIWSNGGDAGGEAAAGSALQQVAGVYKMLPPLVSTVHEQTGMLPPAWMCTLPKDGAAN; this comes from the exons ATGGCGAGTTTTCATGTCGCCGACGCGTCGGAGTACCTGGCCATCACCGGCTGGGGCATCGACGACGTGAAGCTCGCGAAGAAGGCGTGGGTGTTCGTCGGGCAGCAATGCAAGAAGTTCTGCATCTCGCCGGTCAACTACGAGTTCGAGGTGCACGCCATGAGCGCCGAGAAGCTGCCCTtcatcctccccgccgtcttcaccATCGGCCCCAAGATCAGCGCAatcggcgacgaggcggcggacAAGGAGGAGCTCCAGGCGCAGCTCCTGCTCTACGCCAAGCTCATCGCCCCGCTGAATCACAACACCAGCCACGTCCATGACCTCGTCAAGGGGGTCATCGAGGGCGAGACCCGCGTGCTCGCCGCCGAGCTCACCATGGAGGAGATCTTCAAGGGGACCAAGACCTTCAAGGAGAAGGTCTTCGACATGGTGCAGCTGGAGCTCAAGCAGTTCGGGCTCTTCATCTACAACGCCAACGTGAAGCAGCTGGTGGACGTGCCGGGGCACGAGTACTTCTCCTACCTCGGCCAAaagacgcagcaggacgccgcgaACCAGGCCAAGGTGGACGTGGCGGAGGCCCGGATGAAAGGCGAGGTGGGCGCCAAGGAGAGGGAGGGGCTGACCCGGCAGAACGCCGCCAAGGTGGACGCCGAGACCAAGGTGCTGTCGGTGCGGCAGATGGGCCAGGGGCTCAAGGAGGAGGCCAAGGTGAAGGCCGAGGTGCAGGTGTTCGAGAACGCAAGGGAGGCGGACATCGCCGCGGCCAAGGCCGAGCTCGCCATGAAGAAGGCCGGGTGGGACAAGCAGGCCAAGGTGGCCGAGGTTGAGGCGGCCAAGGCCGTCGCCATCCGCGAGGCCGAGCTCCAGATGGAGGTCGAGATTAAGAACGCCATGCGCCAGACTGAGAAGCTCAAGGCCGAACAGCTCAGCAAGGCCACCGTGCAGTACGACACACAG GTTCAAGATTCAAACGCGCTGTTGTACAGCAGGCAGAAGGCAGCTGAGGCGGCGCTGTTCGAGCAGATGAGGACGGCGGAGGCGCgcaaggcgcaggccgacgccaagTTCTTCGAGCAGAAGATGGCCGAGGACGCCAAGCTCTACGCCAAgcagaaggaggcggaggccgtgGCTCTGGTGGGAAAGGCCAAGACAGAGTACGTGGCGTCCATGCTCCAGGCGCTCGGCGGCAACTACCACGCTCTCAGGGACTACCTCATGATCGACGGCGGCATGTACACGGAGATGGCTCGCATCAATGCCGGAGCAGTCAACGGCATGCAGCCCAAGATCAGCATCTGGAGTAAtggtggtgacgcaggcggagaggCTGCCGCCGGCAGCGCGCTGCAGCAGGTTGCTGGGGTGTACAAGATGCTCCCGCCGCTTGTGTCGACGGTGCACGAGCAGACAGGGATGTTGCCGCCGGCGTGGATGTGTACGCTGCCCAAGGACGGTGCTGCCAACTGA